Proteins from a single region of Stutzerimonas stutzeri:
- the lipA gene encoding lipoyl synthase, producing the protein MSSVETAGKRPAKVEAGVKLRGAEKVARIPVKIIPTDELPKKPDWIRVRIPVSPEVDQIKQTLRKHKLHSVCEEASCPNLGECFSSGTATFMIMGDICTRRCPFCDVGHGRPNALDPDEPKNLAQAIADMRLKYVVITSVDRDDLRDGGAQHFADCLREIRKLSPSIQLETLVPDYRGRMDIALDITANEPPDVFNHNLETVPRLYKSSRPGSDFEWSLDLLEKFKQRVPGVPTKSGLMLGLGETDEEVIEVMHRMREHDIDMLTLGQYLQPSRNHLPVQRFVHPDTFAWFAEEGMKMGFKNIASGPLVRSSYHADQQAHGAKQD; encoded by the coding sequence ATGAGTAGTGTAGAAACGGCAGGCAAGCGCCCAGCCAAGGTTGAGGCTGGCGTCAAACTGCGCGGTGCCGAGAAGGTTGCGCGGATTCCGGTGAAGATCATTCCTACCGATGAGCTACCGAAGAAGCCGGACTGGATTCGCGTGCGTATTCCGGTTTCCCCCGAGGTCGACCAGATCAAGCAGACGTTACGCAAGCACAAGCTGCACAGCGTGTGTGAGGAAGCCTCCTGTCCCAATCTGGGTGAGTGCTTCTCCAGTGGCACTGCCACCTTCATGATCATGGGTGACATCTGTACGCGCCGCTGCCCATTCTGTGACGTCGGCCATGGCCGTCCGAACGCGCTGGACCCGGACGAGCCAAAGAACCTGGCTCAGGCCATCGCCGACATGCGGCTGAAGTACGTGGTGATCACCTCGGTGGACCGTGATGACCTGCGTGATGGCGGCGCTCAGCATTTCGCCGACTGCCTGCGCGAGATCCGCAAGCTGTCGCCGTCGATTCAGCTGGAAACGCTGGTGCCCGATTACCGCGGCCGCATGGATATCGCGCTGGACATTACTGCCAACGAGCCGCCAGATGTGTTCAACCACAATCTGGAAACCGTACCGCGGCTTTACAAGTCGTCGCGTCCGGGCTCGGATTTCGAGTGGTCGCTGGATCTGCTGGAGAAATTCAAACAGCGCGTGCCGGGAGTGCCGACCAAGTCCGGTCTGATGCTCGGCCTCGGCGAGACCGACGAGGAAGTGATTGAAGTCATGCATCGCATGCGTGAGCACGACATCGACATGCTCACCCTAGGTCAGTACCTGCAGCCATCGCGCAACCACCTGCCAGTACAGCGCTTCGTCCATCCCGATACTTTTGCCTGGTTTGCCGAAGAGGGCATGAAGATGGGCTTCAAAAACATCGCCTCCGGCCCGTTGGTTCGTTCCTCGTATCACGCTGATCAGCAGGCGCATGGAGCCAAGCAAGACTAA
- the rsfS gene encoding ribosome silencing factor, giving the protein MQIETLVQLAVTALEDLKGQDITTIDVRGKTSVTDYMIIASGSSSRHVKSLVENVLEKVKEQGVRPLGSEGLEGGEWALLDLGDVVVHVMQVPTRQFYDLERLWQGAEQSRAQHANDPE; this is encoded by the coding sequence ATGCAAATTGAAACTTTGGTCCAGCTGGCTGTAACCGCCCTGGAAGATCTGAAAGGCCAGGACATCACCACCATTGATGTTCGCGGCAAGACCAGTGTCACCGATTACATGATCATCGCCAGTGGCAGTTCCAGCCGCCACGTCAAATCGCTGGTGGAGAACGTGCTGGAGAAGGTCAAGGAGCAGGGTGTTCGCCCGCTGGGCAGTGAGGGCCTCGAAGGTGGCGAATGGGCACTGCTCGATCTGGGCGATGTGGTTGTCCACGTGATGCAGGTGCCGACCCGCCAGTTCTACGATCTGGAACGCCTCTGGCAAGGCGCCGAGCAAAGCCGCGCGCAGCACGCTAACGACCCGGAATAA
- the rlmH gene encoding 23S rRNA (pseudouridine(1915)-N(3))-methyltransferase RlmH translates to MRIKLVAVGSKMPRWVEDGWQEYAKRLPSELPLELHEIPLNTRGKNADVARLIRQEGEAMLGKVQAGERIVTLEVHGKPWSTEQLAAEIERWRIDARNVNLMVGGPEGLAPEVCARSEQRWSLSPLTLPHPLVRILIGEQIYRAWTLLSGHPYHK, encoded by the coding sequence GTGCGTATCAAGCTGGTTGCGGTCGGCTCGAAGATGCCGCGCTGGGTCGAGGATGGCTGGCAGGAATACGCTAAACGCCTGCCTTCCGAGCTGCCGCTGGAGCTGCACGAGATACCGCTCAATACCCGCGGCAAAAATGCCGATGTTGCCCGGTTGATTCGCCAGGAAGGCGAGGCGATGCTGGGCAAGGTGCAGGCGGGTGAACGCATCGTCACGCTCGAGGTGCACGGCAAGCCATGGAGCACCGAGCAGCTGGCAGCGGAAATTGAGCGCTGGCGGATAGACGCGCGCAACGTCAATCTCATGGTCGGTGGTCCGGAAGGCCTCGCACCTGAGGTTTGCGCGCGTAGCGAGCAGCGCTGGTCGCTGTCGCCGCTGACGCTGCCCCATCCGCTGGTGCGTATCCTGATCGGCGAACAGATTTACCGCGCCTGGACGCTACTGTCCGGTCACCCTTATCACAAGTAG
- the mrdA gene encoding penicillin-binding protein 2, protein MPQPIQLKDHEKDALLVRRRVIVGLAFVLALIGVLVARMYYLQVVQFEHHSTLSENNRVHVQPIPPNRGLIFDRQGRVIADNRPSFSLTVTRERAGDWRVVLDSVVELLELGEEERGLFEKRVLQGRRPFEPVPIMYELSEEQIARVAVNQFRLPGVEVAAQLVRHYPQGAHFAHSVGYVGRINEQEIKQLDPVNYSGTHHIGKTGIEKFYEDELHGQVGYEEVETNARGRVLRVLKRTDPIPGKDITLSLDLDLQEAAEDALGGRRGAIVALLPDTGEVVAMVSQPSFNPNLFVTGISFKDYGELRDSIDRPLYNRVLRGLYPPGSTIKPMMAVAGLDAGVITPTSRVFDPGFFQLPNVKHKYRNWNRSGDGWVDLDLAIARSNDTYFYDMAHKMGVDRMHDYMTRFGLGQRVSLDMHEETAGLMPSRDWKRARYRQPWYPGETVILGIGQGYMQATPLQLAQATALMATRGKWIRPHLARSIGGRVPVDPDPVPDIQLRDPRFWDYANHGMEQVLHGARGTARKVGDSSVYRIAGKSGTAQVVAIRQGEKYDSAKLAERHRDHALFVAFAPVHDPKIAVAVMVENGESGSGVAAPVAKLVMDAWLLDEEGKLKAEFAAPLTAEGKTP, encoded by the coding sequence ATGCCGCAACCGATTCAGCTCAAGGACCATGAGAAGGACGCCCTGCTAGTACGTCGGCGCGTCATCGTGGGCCTTGCTTTTGTATTGGCGCTGATCGGCGTGCTGGTGGCGCGGATGTATTACCTGCAAGTGGTGCAGTTCGAGCATCACTCGACTCTGTCAGAGAACAATCGCGTCCACGTACAGCCCATTCCGCCTAATCGCGGGCTGATCTTTGATCGTCAGGGCCGCGTCATTGCCGACAATCGCCCGAGCTTTAGCCTGACAGTGACGCGTGAGCGCGCCGGTGATTGGAGGGTTGTGCTCGATTCTGTGGTCGAGTTGCTGGAACTGGGCGAGGAAGAACGCGGGCTTTTCGAGAAGCGTGTGCTGCAGGGCCGTCGGCCATTCGAGCCGGTGCCGATCATGTATGAGCTGTCTGAAGAGCAGATTGCGCGCGTTGCGGTGAACCAGTTCCGCTTGCCCGGCGTCGAGGTGGCGGCGCAGCTGGTTCGGCACTATCCGCAGGGTGCGCACTTCGCCCACTCGGTGGGTTATGTCGGACGAATCAACGAGCAGGAAATCAAGCAACTCGATCCGGTCAACTACAGCGGTACGCACCACATCGGCAAGACAGGCATCGAAAAGTTTTACGAGGATGAGCTGCACGGGCAGGTCGGCTACGAGGAAGTCGAAACCAACGCCCGTGGCCGCGTGCTACGCGTGCTCAAGCGGACCGATCCGATACCGGGTAAGGACATCACCCTGTCGCTCGACCTGGATTTGCAGGAAGCCGCCGAGGACGCCCTGGGTGGGCGTCGCGGGGCGATCGTCGCGCTGCTGCCGGACACCGGTGAGGTGGTGGCGATGGTTAGTCAGCCAAGCTTCAACCCCAATCTGTTCGTCACCGGCATCAGCTTCAAGGACTACGGCGAGCTGCGCGATTCCATTGATCGTCCGTTGTACAACCGCGTGCTGCGGGGGCTCTATCCGCCAGGGTCGACGATCAAGCCGATGATGGCTGTGGCGGGGCTCGATGCGGGGGTGATCACCCCGACCAGCCGAGTTTTCGACCCGGGCTTTTTTCAGCTGCCGAACGTGAAACACAAGTACCGCAATTGGAATCGCAGCGGTGACGGCTGGGTGGACCTGGATCTCGCCATCGCCCGCTCCAACGACACCTATTTCTACGATATGGCCCACAAAATGGGGGTCGATCGTATGCACGATTACATGACCCGATTCGGTCTCGGGCAGCGCGTTTCGTTGGACATGCATGAGGAAACCGCTGGCCTGATGCCATCGCGCGACTGGAAACGTGCGCGTTACCGCCAGCCTTGGTATCCCGGAGAGACCGTCATTCTCGGTATTGGCCAGGGCTACATGCAGGCAACTCCATTGCAGCTGGCTCAGGCCACCGCCTTGATGGCGACTCGCGGCAAGTGGATTCGTCCGCACCTGGCGCGCAGCATTGGTGGCAGGGTGCCCGTCGATCCGGACCCGGTTCCGGACATTCAGCTGCGTGATCCGCGCTTCTGGGATTATGCAAACCACGGCATGGAACAGGTGCTTCACGGCGCCCGTGGCACCGCAAGGAAGGTCGGCGACAGCTCGGTTTATCGTATTGCCGGTAAAAGCGGCACTGCCCAGGTGGTTGCCATCCGCCAAGGGGAGAAGTACGACAGTGCGAAGCTGGCTGAGCGGCATCGAGACCATGCGCTATTCGTTGCGTTTGCACCGGTCCATGATCCGAAGATCGCGGTGGCGGTGATGGTCGAGAACGGCGAATCCGGTTCCGGTGTCGCTGCCCCCGTAGCCAAGCTCGTCATGGATGCCTGGCTGTTGGATGAAGAAGGCAAGCTGAAGGCGGAATTCGCGGCGCCGCTGACTGCCGAGGGTAAAACGCCATGA
- a CDS encoding septal ring lytic transglycosylase RlpA family protein, which translates to MSALWTKLVALSVTGVLLASCSSTPAPKPSSTPSKSTGISGPGDYSRPHKDGAPWWDVDVSQIPDAVPMPHYGAYKANPYTVLGKTYFPISDGHRYTATGTASWYGTKFHGQPTANGEKYDLYGMSAAHKTLPLPTYVKVTNLDNGRTVTLRVNDRGPFYSDRIIDLSFAAAKKLGFAESGTARVKVEGIDPTQWWAQQGRPVPSMMAQPQMAAAKPVSNIAQPIEQYTPPPQQHAAATVPLEIDAKKNASPAASGLFLQVGAFANPDAAQLLKDKLSGVVSAPVFISSVVHNQQTLHRVRMGPIETPDEAMQLEESVRLANLGQPRRVAAD; encoded by the coding sequence ATGAGTGCTCTCTGGACCAAGCTGGTCGCGCTAAGCGTTACTGGCGTACTGCTGGCAAGCTGCTCGTCGACACCCGCACCCAAGCCCAGCAGCACACCGAGCAAAAGTACCGGTATCAGTGGGCCGGGCGATTACTCCCGGCCACACAAGGACGGCGCGCCCTGGTGGGACGTGGACGTCTCGCAAATTCCGGACGCCGTTCCGATGCCTCACTACGGGGCTTACAAAGCCAACCCGTACACCGTGCTGGGTAAAACCTACTTCCCTATCAGTGATGGTCATCGTTACACGGCTACCGGTACGGCGTCCTGGTATGGCACCAAGTTCCACGGTCAGCCCACCGCCAATGGCGAGAAGTACGACCTTTACGGCATGAGCGCGGCGCACAAGACGCTGCCGTTGCCCACCTATGTCAAGGTCACCAACCTGGATAACGGGCGCACCGTGACACTTCGGGTCAACGATCGCGGCCCGTTCTATTCCGATCGGATCATTGATCTATCCTTCGCCGCTGCGAAAAAGCTCGGTTTTGCCGAAAGCGGTACGGCGCGGGTCAAGGTCGAAGGCATCGATCCTACACAGTGGTGGGCGCAGCAGGGCAGGCCGGTGCCGAGCATGATGGCGCAGCCGCAGATGGCCGCAGCAAAACCGGTCAGCAATATCGCGCAGCCCATCGAGCAGTACACGCCGCCGCCTCAACAGCACGCCGCTGCGACGGTGCCGCTGGAAATCGACGCAAAAAAAAACGCTTCGCCCGCAGCCTCTGGCCTGTTTCTCCAAGTTGGCGCCTTCGCCAATCCAGATGCGGCTCAGCTACTCAAGGACAAGCTGAGCGGGGTGGTGTCTGCTCCGGTGTTCATCAGCTCGGTAGTACACAACCAGCAGACGCTGCACCGGGTACGAATGGGTCCCATCGAAACGCCGGATGAGGCGATGCAGCTCGAAGAGAGCGTCCGCCTGGCCAACCTTGGGCAGCCACGGCGGGTTGCTGCCGACTGA
- the lipB gene encoding lipoyl(octanoyl) transferase LipB: protein MTHEVGIRELGLIEYRSAWQAMQHFTNTRDACSEDEIWLLQHPPVFTQGQAGKAEHLLFPGQIPVVQVDRGGQVTYHGPGQLVGYLLLDVRRLGIGVRELVSRIEWSLIELLAGYGVEATAKADAPGVYVNGAKIASLGLRIRNGRSFHGLALNVDMDLEPFRRINPCGYAGLPMTQLRDLIGPIDISEVADRLRDHLVQQLGYAQQKTLAGGIEAYE, encoded by the coding sequence ATGACCCACGAAGTGGGTATACGTGAACTCGGTCTGATCGAGTATCGGTCGGCCTGGCAGGCCATGCAGCATTTCACCAACACCCGCGATGCCTGTAGCGAAGACGAGATCTGGCTGCTGCAGCATCCTCCTGTATTTACCCAGGGGCAGGCCGGCAAAGCCGAGCATTTGCTGTTTCCAGGTCAAATACCGGTGGTGCAGGTGGATCGCGGCGGGCAGGTGACCTACCACGGGCCTGGTCAGTTGGTGGGTTATCTACTGCTCGATGTGCGTCGGCTCGGTATCGGCGTACGGGAGTTGGTCAGTCGCATCGAATGGAGTCTGATCGAGCTGCTCGCCGGCTACGGTGTCGAGGCAACAGCTAAAGCTGATGCGCCAGGGGTTTACGTAAATGGCGCAAAGATCGCATCCCTGGGCCTGCGCATACGCAACGGCCGGTCCTTCCACGGCCTGGCGCTGAACGTGGATATGGATCTAGAACCTTTCCGGCGCATCAACCCCTGCGGTTATGCAGGGCTGCCCATGACCCAATTGCGTGACCTGATCGGGCCGATCGACATCTCTGAAGTGGCCGATCGGCTGCGTGATCATCTGGTTCAGCAGCTCGGATACGCGCAACAGAAGACCCTCGCGGGCGGAATCGAAGCATATGAGTAG
- the rodA gene encoding rod shape-determining protein RodA, with the protein MSGNFDRTLSREDVLRRRASLLQRLHIDGLLLVLLLVLAAGSLFILYSASGKSWDMVIKQATSFGIGLGVMLVIAQFEPRFMARWVPLGYLAVVGLLLAVEFVGYTAMGATRWINIPGVIRFQPSEFMKIIMPMTIAWYLSSRSLPPSIKHTAISLAMILIPFVLILKQPDLGTSLLILASGAFVLFIGGLRWRWIIGAVAALVPVAVAMWYFVLRDYQKQRVLTFLDPESDPLGTGWNIIQSKAAIGSGGVFGKGWLAGTQSHLDFLPESHTDFIIAVLAEEFGLVGVCLLLVVYILLITRGLVITAQAQTLFGKLLAGALTMTFFVYVFVNIGMVSGLLPVVGVPLPFISYGGTSLVTLLSGFGVLMSIHTHRKWIAQV; encoded by the coding sequence ATGAGCGGTAATTTCGACCGTACCCTATCGCGCGAAGACGTACTCCGGCGCCGTGCCAGCCTGTTGCAGCGCTTGCATATTGATGGCCTCTTACTCGTCCTTTTGCTGGTACTGGCCGCTGGTAGCTTGTTCATTCTTTACTCGGCCAGCGGCAAAAGCTGGGATATGGTCATCAAGCAAGCGACGTCGTTCGGCATTGGCCTGGGCGTAATGCTGGTGATTGCACAGTTCGAGCCTCGTTTCATGGCTCGCTGGGTTCCGTTGGGATACCTGGCCGTGGTGGGGCTGCTGCTGGCGGTCGAGTTCGTTGGCTACACGGCAATGGGTGCGACGCGCTGGATCAATATTCCCGGGGTGATCCGTTTTCAGCCATCCGAGTTCATGAAAATCATCATGCCGATGACCATTGCCTGGTATCTGTCATCGCGTAGCCTGCCTCCGAGTATCAAGCACACTGCTATCAGCCTGGCGATGATCCTCATCCCCTTTGTGCTTATTCTCAAACAGCCCGATCTTGGCACGTCGTTGCTGATTCTGGCCTCTGGGGCCTTCGTGCTGTTCATCGGTGGGCTGCGCTGGCGCTGGATCATAGGCGCAGTGGCTGCGCTCGTGCCCGTCGCCGTGGCCATGTGGTACTTCGTCTTGCGCGATTATCAGAAGCAGCGTGTGCTGACGTTTCTCGACCCAGAAAGCGATCCGCTGGGTACCGGCTGGAACATCATTCAGTCGAAAGCGGCGATTGGCTCGGGCGGCGTATTCGGAAAGGGTTGGCTTGCTGGGACCCAGTCCCATCTGGATTTTTTGCCGGAAAGCCATACTGACTTTATCATCGCCGTTCTCGCCGAAGAGTTCGGCCTGGTTGGCGTCTGTCTGCTCCTGGTGGTGTACATCCTGTTGATTACTCGAGGGTTGGTGATCACAGCGCAGGCGCAAACGTTGTTCGGAAAGCTGCTGGCCGGTGCGTTGACAATGACCTTCTTTGTTTACGTTTTCGTCAATATCGGTATGGTCAGTGGTCTGCTGCCGGTTGTGGGGGTACCTTTGCCCTTCATAAGCTATGGCGGAACTTCATTGGTGACCCTGCTGTCAGGGTTCGGGGTTTTGATGTCGATCCACACCCATCGCAAGTGGATCGCGCAGGTTTGA
- a CDS encoding D-alanyl-D-alanine carboxypeptidase family protein — protein sequence MKITSLVQRIIVLTLLTVAPTVWAAQIVPSAPQLAAKSYMLMDAASGEVLVEHNGDERLPPASLTKLMTAYIATLEIQKGQISDNDMVTVSEKAWRTGGSRMFIQVNTQVSVDDLLHGIIIQSGNDASVAMAEHIAGSEEAFADLMNSTAQRLGMTNSHFVNATGLPDPDHYSSANDMAKLARAIIYEDPAHYAIYAQKEFFWNNIKQPNRNLLLWRDKTVDGLKTGHTEEAGFCLVASAVRDNMRLISAVFGTDSEQARAAETQKLLTYGFRFFETRTFYQKGAELAQAQVWKGQQDKLKAGLAQDLTMTLPRGQVEKLEAVMSFNSTLTAPIQQGDVIGKVDVKLADKVIRSTDLVALETIEEGGLFRRFWDSIRLFFFSLFN from the coding sequence ATGAAAATCACCAGCCTCGTGCAACGCATCATAGTCCTGACGCTGCTAACGGTCGCGCCGACCGTCTGGGCAGCGCAGATCGTACCGTCCGCCCCGCAATTGGCTGCCAAGTCCTACATGCTGATGGACGCTGCCAGCGGGGAAGTGCTGGTAGAGCACAACGGTGACGAACGCCTGCCGCCAGCCAGCCTGACCAAGCTGATGACCGCCTATATCGCTACCCTGGAGATCCAGAAAGGCCAGATCAGCGACAACGACATGGTCACGGTGAGCGAGAAGGCATGGCGCACCGGTGGCTCGCGGATGTTCATCCAGGTCAACACCCAGGTCTCGGTAGACGATCTGTTGCACGGCATCATCATTCAGTCGGGCAACGACGCTAGCGTCGCGATGGCCGAACATATCGCTGGCAGCGAAGAAGCCTTCGCCGACCTGATGAACAGCACCGCCCAGCGCCTGGGCATGACCAACAGCCATTTCGTCAATGCCACTGGCTTGCCGGATCCGGATCATTACTCCTCGGCTAATGACATGGCCAAGCTGGCCCGCGCGATCATTTACGAAGATCCAGCGCACTACGCCATTTATGCGCAGAAGGAGTTCTTCTGGAACAACATCAAACAACCGAACCGCAACCTGCTGCTGTGGCGCGACAAGACCGTCGACGGGTTGAAGACCGGGCATACCGAAGAGGCCGGCTTTTGTCTGGTGGCCTCTGCCGTGCGTGACAACATGCGGCTGATTTCCGCCGTCTTTGGCACCGACAGCGAGCAAGCCCGCGCGGCGGAGACCCAGAAGTTGCTGACTTATGGCTTCCGGTTCTTCGAAACGCGCACGTTCTACCAAAAAGGCGCCGAGCTGGCCCAGGCTCAGGTCTGGAAAGGCCAGCAGGACAAGCTCAAGGCCGGCCTGGCGCAAGATCTGACTATGACGTTGCCGCGTGGCCAAGTGGAGAAGCTGGAAGCGGTTATGAGTTTCAACAGCACGCTAACGGCACCGATCCAGCAGGGTGATGTGATCGGCAAGGTGGACGTCAAGCTGGCCGACAAGGTGATCCGCAGTACCGATCTGGTGGCGCTGGAAACCATCGAAGAGGGTGGGCTGTTCCGCCGTTTTTGGGATAGCATTCGCCTGTTCTTCTTCAGCCTGTTCAACTGA
- a CDS encoding DUF493 domain-containing protein produces MTDNQDDISAPKIDFPCERYPIKVIGDAGEGFREVVIDVIQRHAPDFDETTVVTRDSRNGRFLSLQVLITATGVEQLQAIHVDLRATGRVHMVL; encoded by the coding sequence ATGACCGATAATCAAGACGATATATCTGCACCCAAGATCGACTTTCCCTGCGAGCGCTACCCTATCAAGGTGATCGGCGATGCTGGCGAGGGTTTTCGTGAAGTGGTGATCGACGTCATTCAGCGCCATGCGCCAGATTTCGACGAGACCACTGTCGTCACCCGTGACAGCCGCAACGGGCGCTTTCTTTCACTGCAGGTGCTTATCACCGCAACAGGCGTCGAGCAGCTGCAGGCCATCCATGTCGATCTGCGGGCCACCGGCCGTGTTCACATGGTGCTGTGA
- the mltB gene encoding lytic murein transglycosylase B, whose product MLGSVSLTGALLGSLPLQAADYTGPNVEEFIAEMTRDYGFVGDQLRDLFEQAERKQAILDAISRPAERVKPWKEYRPIFLTDSRVAQGVDFWRENEAALSRAEAEYGVPPEIIVAIIGVETFYGRNTGSHRVIDALSTLGFDYPPRQPFFRQQLKEFLLLTREEQVDPLTLKGSYAGAMGLPQFMPSSFRAYAVDFDGDGRIDIWNNPTDAIGSAASYFKQHGWAAGEPVVARAKVSGDRHEEGLTVGLESQKKAGEMRSLGWQFDKSVADDTAITAFRLEGAEGDEYWLGLPNFYVITRYNRSVMYAMAVHQLSQMLAEARGDQ is encoded by the coding sequence ATGCTTGGGAGCGTGAGCTTGACTGGCGCTTTGCTCGGGAGTCTGCCGCTGCAGGCGGCGGATTACACCGGGCCCAATGTGGAAGAGTTCATCGCGGAAATGACCCGCGACTACGGTTTCGTCGGCGACCAGCTGCGCGATCTGTTCGAGCAGGCCGAGCGCAAGCAGGCGATTCTTGATGCCATTTCCCGGCCAGCTGAGCGGGTCAAGCCGTGGAAGGAATACCGGCCAATATTCCTTACCGATTCGCGGGTCGCGCAGGGTGTCGATTTCTGGCGGGAGAACGAAGCAGCCCTGTCTCGTGCTGAAGCGGAGTACGGTGTGCCGCCGGAAATCATCGTCGCGATCATCGGCGTCGAAACCTTCTACGGCCGCAACACCGGTAGCCATCGAGTGATCGACGCGCTGTCGACACTCGGGTTCGATTATCCCCCACGTCAGCCGTTTTTCCGCCAGCAGCTCAAGGAATTCCTCCTATTGACTCGTGAGGAGCAGGTCGACCCGCTGACACTCAAAGGCTCGTATGCCGGTGCCATGGGCTTGCCTCAGTTCATGCCGAGCAGCTTCCGCGCCTATGCGGTGGACTTTGATGGCGATGGCCGCATCGATATCTGGAATAACCCGACCGATGCGATCGGCAGTGCCGCGAGCTATTTCAAGCAACATGGTTGGGCTGCCGGCGAGCCCGTTGTAGCGCGCGCGAAAGTGTCCGGCGATCGCCATGAAGAAGGCCTGACCGTCGGTCTGGAGTCGCAGAAAAAGGCAGGCGAGATGCGCAGCCTGGGCTGGCAGTTCGACAAGTCTGTGGCTGACGACACAGCGATTACTGCCTTTCGCCTGGAAGGCGCAGAGGGTGACGAGTATTGGCTGGGCTTGCCGAACTTCTACGTTATCACTCGTTATAACCGTAGCGTGATGTATGCCATGGCCGTGCATCAGCTGTCGCAGATGTTGGCTGAAGCGCGAGGCGACCAATGA
- the nadD gene encoding nicotinate-nucleotide adenylyltransferase, translating into MSHGSGARRIGILGGTFDPVHIGHLRGALEVVEMFGLDELRLIPNARPPHRDTPNCSAQDRLAMVRLAVQDLPPLCVDARELEREKPSYTIDTLISLRAEVGQDDQLLLVVGWDAFCGLPTWHRWEELLDYCHILVLQRPDAGSEAPQELRDLLAARSVPDPQVLCGGCGQIAFVWQTPLEVSATQIRQLLASGKSVRFLVPDAVLAYINAHGLYRASN; encoded by the coding sequence ATGAGCCATGGCAGCGGCGCCCGGCGCATCGGTATTCTCGGCGGTACTTTCGATCCGGTACATATCGGCCACCTGCGCGGCGCGCTGGAAGTCGTCGAAATGTTCGGCCTCGATGAGTTGCGGCTGATACCCAATGCAAGGCCGCCGCACCGTGACACTCCTAATTGCTCGGCGCAGGATCGCCTGGCGATGGTCCGCCTGGCGGTGCAGGATCTGCCGCCGCTGTGTGTGGACGCTCGCGAGCTGGAGCGGGAAAAGCCGTCCTATACCATCGATACGCTGATTTCCCTGCGCGCCGAGGTTGGCCAGGACGACCAGTTGTTGTTGGTGGTGGGTTGGGATGCCTTCTGCGGGCTGCCGACCTGGCATCGCTGGGAAGAGCTGCTCGATTACTGCCATATCCTGGTTCTGCAGCGGCCAGACGCCGGTAGCGAGGCGCCGCAGGAGCTGCGCGATCTGCTCGCCGCGCGCAGTGTGCCCGACCCTCAGGTGCTTTGCGGCGGCTGCGGGCAGATTGCCTTCGTTTGGCAGACACCATTGGAAGTGTCGGCCACACAGATTCGCCAATTGCTGGCCAGCGGCAAATCGGTCCGATTTCTGGTTCCCGATGCTGTACTGGCTTATATCAACGCGCACGGACTGTACCGGGCGTCGAACTGA